One Thermoanaerobacter kivui genomic window, AATATATTGCTATTAAAATTATAACACATAATTTCGCAAAGCCTATCAAAAAAGTGCTTTAAATAATTATATACGACAAAAAATAACTATTTCCTTCTAAATAAGTACCATATTTATTTTCAAAACCCTTTACTCATTCATTGGATTATTCTTTTGATTTTTCTATTTGACTTTATTTCCCGGCAAATAATCTCCCAGGCTGACGTTAAAACTTATCATTTTACCATCGGTTACTGCAATTACAGTTCCACATTCATCTGTCCTGTATACTGTTATCCCTAATGTTTTAAGTTTTTTCATTGTCTCTCTATGAGGATGTCCGTAGTCGTTGCCTCTCCCACAGGAAATTACAGCATATTTGGGCCTTACAGCCTTTAAAAATTCTAAAGTAGATGCTGATGAACTTCCGTGATGACCGACTTTTAATACTTCTGCTCTTAAATCATATCCTTTATTTAGCATTTCTTCTTCTGATTTTGCACTAGCATCACCTGTGAATAGAAATGATGTGTTTCCGTATGTTAGCTTTATTACTGCACTGTAGTTATTTAAATCATCATAGTGCGTGCTGTTTGGTGCAAGCATCTTTGCAGTTATGCCATTGCCAAGGTCCAGTGAAACACCAGCTTTGGTAACGTTTATGGAAATTCCTTCGCTTTTTGCTGTCTTTAAAACCTCTTCAAATGTCTTTGTGGTTGTAGTGACTTTTGGCATATAAAACCTGCCTATTTTAAAGTTCCTTATAACATCTGGTATGCCTCCAATGTGGTCATTGTGAGGGTGAGTACCAACAAGTATGTCTATTTTGCTAATTCCTCGACTTTTTATATAGTTTACCACTTTATTACCCATTTCAGGTATCCCTGCATCTATTAACATCGTTTTGCCTGATGGGGTCTCCACCAATATGCTGTCCCCTTGACCTACATCTATGTAACTTACTATGAGAACGCCTGGGGTTAATGTGGTTGTATTTGTATTTGATTGCTGAGTGTTAACACTATCTACCTGCTCTGTTTGAACTCTCTCTAATGGTTGTTGCACACTTGTTGTGTTTGAACAGCCGACAAAAATTAATAAAAAAATAAAGGCCAAGATTAATGCTGTCAATCTCTTTTTGAACATTGTATAGCCTCCTATTCGTCTATAAATAAGTCTTTTGCTATGCTTTCGATTGCTTTTTTGCGTTTAGCTGTTTCTTCTTCGTCTACATGGATGTTAAATGAAAGTACATCTCCCTCTTTTGCGTTTTGGGGAAGAAGTTGTTTAGGAAAATTAAAAGTTTTGTCGCCATACTCTATTACTGCCCAATTGTCTTCAAATCTGTCTATAATACAGAGTTGGTAAGGAATTTCAGACATAGTTAAGCCTCCCTATTGGAATATTGTTTCAAGATAGCCCTTCTTAATTGTACTACTTAAATGTTCAATAAAAACATTATTAATACTTTTTACAATCATATCAATCATCTTGGGAATCAATTCCTCTTCCTTCTCCAAGACTTTTTCATACAGCAATTCATAATTTAAAGGATCGCACTTTCCTCTTAATAATTTAAGAAGTACTTCAGGATCATTTTCTTCACGTTGTGATAGAAATAAAGTTAAAAAAGCAAAGATGTTTGAGGGAGGTATTTTTTATGAGTGAATACTTACAGCATTACTATAATATACAATTCATATTATGCTGCTTTGACTTTAAGCACACGTAATGCATTAAAGACTGCAATGAGGGCAACACCAACGTCGGCAAATACAGCTTCCCACATTGTGGCAATCCCCAAAGCACCAAGTGCAAGAACTGCTATTTTTACTCCAAGCGCAAGAATGACATTTTCCCATACTATTAATTTTGTTTTTTTCGATATCTTTATAGCCGTTACCAGTTTTGATGGTTTATCTGTCATTAAAACTACATCGGCTGCTTCTATGGCAGCATCTGACCCGATTCCACCCATTGCAACACCAACATCAGCTATCGCTAAAACCGGTGCATCATTTATGCCATCACCGACAAATATGAGTTTGCCTTTTTGATTGTTATCATATTAATAATTAACGCCAAAAAAGTAACAATAGGACTATAATATTTCGCGAATCTTGTTATAAAGTTCTCTGTAGGAGCTTTTTTACTACCCGCATTCTCAACTAAATCCAGTATTTTTGAAACGGTCGATTCACCGAATTCTTGTGTTACTTCTATTGTAAGAAGGCCATTTTTGTTTATAAAGCCACTTAAAACATCCGAGCCTTTATAAACTTCCCTCAGGACAGACTCACCAGTTAATGCAGAAGTATCAACCATTGACTTTCCGTCAATGATTTTTCCGTCAAGCGGTATTTTTTCACCAGGTTTTACTATAATGATATCTCCAATTTTTACCTCTTCCGGTGAGACCCTTTTTACCTCAAAGTCCTTTTAAAATAAATAACTTGTTATTATTTTGCACTTTACTCTGGCTCAATTATATCACCTCCATTGGATTTACTCATTAATATGATTAAATCCCTGTTCAAATATTTTCTTTACATGATCATCTGCTAAAGAATAATAAACTACCTTCCCTTCTTTTCTAAATTTCACTAATTTATTTTGCTTTAATACTCGAAGCTGGTGGGAAACAGCAGACTGGCTCATACCAAGAAGTGCAGCAATGTCACAAACACACATCTCTGATTCAAACAACGCACAGAGTATCTTTATCCTTGTAGTATCCCCAAATACTTTGAATAATGCTGCAAGGTCATACAGTTTTGTCTCTTCTGGCATAATTCCTCTTACTTTATTCACAATATCTTCATGTATTACATTAACTTCACAAACCTCTGTTTTATTTTCCTTGTCCTTCATAAAAAGCACCTCAACACTTGAACATGTAAATAATTGTTCATATATTTAGTATATAATTATCTTTTCCTGATGTCAATATCAGCAACCTGTTGAATTATCACAACTACTCTCATTTCTCCTTCAGGTTTGTCAATTGAAATAAAATTGTTATTGTAAGAAATGAGTTCCTCTCCAAACACTTTGTCGCCATAACCTAATACTACCACATTATTTTCTGCATCAATATCGACAACATAGAGGGGTTTGCCAACAGAAATTCCCAAACCTTTCCTTTGTCCTATTGTATAATGGATAAACTCTATTAAAAAATGAAAGGGGAGGCACATTTGAACTTAGTTTAAAAGTTATGGCCATAACAAGGTTTTTGATGCCTGATATTAATATTTCAACAACCACAGCAATGAAAACTCTAAATATTAATAGAAGATTGATAGCACTTCGTAGTGGATCAAATGTTTAATGCCAAATGTTACAGAAGGGGAATACAGAAAATTATACACATTATATCCAGGTAAAATCTGTATAAATTACACTCCCTCCCATTGCTTTAGCTGTATTACTGGTAAAATAAATAGCATAGGAAAACTAATTGCAAAGGATTATGATTATAGGAAAGTACTTTAAAAAGACGGGTCTTCCCCGTCTTTTATGCATACATATTTCCATAAGGTCTTTTGCCTATCGGATGCAATTTGATAAAAGAATGATTCATAATCTTTTGAAAATCATAATCAAAATATTGACAAAAATTTTCAATATACTTCTGGATAAACGCGTAATCTCTGTCATCTATCTTTTCTTTAATAACTTCTTTTCCAAGTTTATAGTCTTCTACATCTCCTCTCAAATATATAACTCCTCCATGCATACCTGTACCACAATATTCTCCAACTATATTTTCATCATTTTTCAAGTTCAGTACAATCATACATCCACCTGCCATATATTCACCAAAGAAATCTCCCGCACTTCCTCCAATAACTATTACAGGAACTTTATCTTTGTATTCTTTCATGTGTATGCCAACTCTATAGCCAACACTATCTTTTATATAGATAGATCCACCCCTCATCCCGTAACCAACGACATCACCTGCATGTCCATGTATAATAATATTTCCATCGTTCATTGTGTTTCCGATTGCATCCTGTCCATTGCCAAAAACTTCTATTGTAAGGCCGTCCATAAAAGCCGCCATGTCATTGCCAGGCGTACCTTCGATATTTATTTTTGTAGTCCCAGATAAATTATCTCCTATATATCGCTGACCATTGACATTTTTTAAATTAATTATGTCTTCACCTGAACGAACTAACTCTTTAATTATTTCATTAAGGTCTCTATAATAAATTCCTGACGCATTTATGGTTTTCATTATACCACCTCCACCTATTCGCCGGCAGCAAGAATGCCAAGTATATCAAGTTCCTTTTGTGTCATTCCTATGCCACGAAGCATCAACCTATTGCCTTTAAGACTTTCAATATCATTTATACCCATTCCACCAAGCATTTCTTTTATTTCATGGCTCCATGCTTGTACAAGATTAACAAGCCGTTTATATCCAATTTCTGGGTTTAATCTTTTTACAAGGTTAGGATCTTGTGTAGCAATTCCCCAATTACACTTACCAGTATAGCATTTTTGGCACATGTGACATCCCAAAGCAATCAAAGCGGCTGTTCCAATGTAAACAGCATCTGCACCAAGAGCTATTGCTTTGACTATGTCTGCACTGTTTCTAATACTACCTGCTGCAACTAAAGATATTGTATGTCTTATACCTTCGGAGCGAAGTCTTGCATCTACAGCAGCTATTGCAAATTCAATTGGAATTCCTACGTTATCCCTTATTCTCTTTGGTGCAGCCCCTGTACCGCCTCTAAATCCGTCTATAGCTATATAATCTGCACCAGCTTTTGCTATTCCCGAAGCTATTGCCGCTACATTATTGACTGCTGCAATTTTAACACCAACAGGTTTTTGATAATTGGTAGCTTCCTTCAATGCATATATTAATTGTGCAAGGTCTTCAATTGAATAGATATCATGATGCGGTGCAGGAGATATAGCATCACTTCCAGGTGGTATCATTCTTGTTGCCGAGATGTCCTCACTCACCTTTTCACCGGGTAGATGACCACCTATCCCAGGCTTTGCACCCTGACCAATTTTTATTTCAATAGCCGCCGCAGTATTGAGGTATTCTCTATCAACACCAAAACGTCCTGAGGCGACCTGCACAATTGTGTTTTTCCCATATTTGCGGAAGTCCTTGTGAAGCCCTCCTTCACCAGTATTATAAAGTATCCCAAGCTCTTCAGCAGCTCTTGCCAAAGCTGCGTGAGCATTGTAACTTATTGAACCATAAGACATTGCTGAAAACATTATTGGTGTCTCAAGTTTGAGTTGTGGAGGCATTTTTGTTTTAACATTAAGGTTTTCGTCTATTTCTATCTTGTCAGGCTTCCTACCTATATATACCCTTAATTCCATAGGTTCTCTTAGTGGGTCTATAGAGGGGTTTGTAACTTGGCTTGCATTTATAACCATTTTATCCCAATATACAGGATAAGGCCTATCATTTCCCATGGATGACAGAAGAACTCCACCTGTTTCTGCCTGTCTGTATATATCTCTTATAGCATCGTAAGTCCAATTGGCATGTTCTTTAAATGTTTGAGGATGTTTAATAATTGTAAGAGCTTGTGTTGGACACAATACGACACATCTTTGACAATTTACGCAATTCATATCATTTGAAATCATTTTATCTAGATGTTCATCATAACTGTGAACTTCAAATGAACACTGTCTCATACAAACCTTACAGTTAATGCATTTATCGTAATCTCTGAGTACTTTAAATTCTGGAGTAAGGTAGCTTAAACTCATGCAGTAACCTCCTTTGTAGAATACATTTCTTTTTCGTTGTCACGTATGAGCTCAGCTATAACAGGTTCTCCACCTCTAGGAATCCATACGCTTTCAGGATTTTTGCATACTTGCCTTATTGCTGACTCTTCGCTGGCTACATATATCATATCGCCTTTTTTTGCAGCAGTAAGTGGCCTTAGTTTAATCCTATCATTTATTGCCACAAAGCCATCTTCATATGCTATTATCATTGAAAATGGACCATTTAGGAGTGCTCTCCCATAAATTATTTTCAGGTTAGTGTATAAAATTTTTTCTTTTGGTGACATCCTTTCAACCTGCTTCCACAAAGGCGATGCAACTACTTTGCATGCAAGTTCTATTGGTAAACCATGTCTTCTTAATAGAAGATCGAAAATGTATGCCGCAACTTCTGTATCAGTTTGCAAGGTGCAAATATATCCAAACTCTTCTAAATATTTACGATTAGTATCGTACGAAGAAAGCTCGCCATTGTGAACAACAGAGATATTTAACAGATTAAAAGGATGTGCACCGCCCCACCATCCTGGTGTATTCGTTGGAAATCTACCGTGAGCCAACCACATATATCCTTTGTAAGATTCCAATTTATAAAAATTTGCAACATCTTCTGGGTAACCTACTGCTTTAAATACTCCCATATTTTTCCCGCTAGAAAAAACATATGCGCCTGGTATGTTACTGTTTATATTAAATACAAATTTAATTGTAAATTCATTTTCATCCAGTTCTGATAATTTCAATTTCTCTGGCCTTGGTATAGCAAAATATCTGTAAATTAATGGTGCATTTTTAATATGTGCCGTTTTTCGTGTGGGTATTTTTTCTTCTAAAGCGACTATATAATTTGCTTTTAAAATATTCTCTGTTTCCTGTTTAGCTATCAAATCATCATAAAACATATGAAATGCAAAGTAATCTTTAAAATCAGGATAAATGCCATATGCAGCAAAACCACCTCCAAGACCATTTGATCTATCATGCATTGTCGCGATGGAATCTGCTATAGATTGCCCCGAAAATAGACGACCAGTGCGATCAATTATGCCACTTATAGCACATCCCGAAGGTATTCTTACATAACCTTCCTTCAACATTTTATAACCCCCTTAAAAAATTTTTATATGCAATATTTTTTTTTGAAAGTTGCATCAAGCGAAAATGTTTACTGTTTAAAATTGTCCTCAAATTGTGGCAAAATGCTTATCACTCCTAAATTACGAGTGTTATGTTAATTATAATATATTTTATTAATTTTGCAATACGTTAATATGAAAAATTCATAAATTATTTTTAGGTTAATTCTTCACTTAAATTTAGTGGGCAAAAAAACAGTTAGATACTTTAACATCATAGGTAACTTATATGTAGAATGACAACACCCCCACTTTCTACGCATAAAAAGTGGGGGTGCTTTTTTATATCTGCAATGCTCTTTCCATTGTTCTCGTTCTTCTCCCTAAACATCCAAAAGTCGGCAAAAATTCGCCCAAAAACGGGAAAAAACTTCCTGATTCTTTTCCCACAGCCTTTTTGTCTCCTCTTTAAGTTGAGCCACTGCTCCTGGTCCAGCAAACTCTATAAGTTCTTCTTGATAAATCTCAGTCCAATAACTAACGATTATAGGTGTAACTTCTGGGTGAAATTGTAAAGCCCAGGCACAATCCTGATAAGCAAAAGCCTGGTTAGTACAAGTATCACCTTCTGCAAGGAGAACAGCCCCTTCAGGCAGTTCAAAAGTATCTCCATGCCATTGAAAAGCCCAAAACTCTTCTGGCAAATCCTGAAAAAGAAAGGCCTTTTCCCCTGCTTCTGTCAAATGTATTTTATACCACCCAATTTCTTTTACCGGGTTAGGTTTAACTGTTGCTCCCAACGCCCTGGCAATAAGCTGTCCTCCCAAACATATTCCTAATACTGGTATTCGTCTTTCTATCGCATCGCGTATAAGTTCTTGTACTTGATAAAGATATGGGTACTTTTCTTCTTCGTATGCTCCCATTGGACCTCCCAATATTATCACAGCATTATAGTCAGCCACCGTTTTAGGTAAAATAGCTCCAGGTTGATTCATTACGCGAATATCTAACTTCCATCCTTTCTTCGAAAAAATTTCAGCTATAAGGCCTGGTCCTTCCTGACTTACATGTTGGATAATTAAAACTTGCATTATCTCCTCTCCTTTGTTAAACAATTATGATTATTCAGATTCAATCAACTTTTCTATTTAAAGTGCTTTTTCACCTCGTTCGCCAGTACGAACTCGTATCACATTTTCTAAATTCACCACAAAAATTTTACCATCTCCAATTTCTCCAGTCCGTGCAACTTCTGATATGAGCTTTACTAACTTTTCTGTCTGATGATCAGCTACTGCAATTTCAACCTTAACTTTAGGCAATAAATTGATAAAATATTCATTGCCACGGTAAACCTCGGTCCAACCTTTTTGATTTCCACAACCCATTACTGGATAAACAGTCATACCGTGAATATCAAATTTACCTAACTGGTCTTTAATAATCTCTAATTTTTCCGGCCGTATAATTGCTTCTATTTTCTTCAAAGCAAATCACTCCTTTTAAACTTTTCAAAATATATTCGATATTAATTTCTACTGTTTAATATTATTTTCTAAACAATGTTGTATAGATAATTGCGTTTTTAATTATTATCATAATAGCTAAAATAATTATATTTAAGTTCTATATTATTATAAGCTCCTTCACCGTGTTGAGATATGTCTAAACCTGATTCCTCCTCTTCCTCACTTACTCTTAAGTCCATAAACAGACTTATGAATTTAAGTATGGCATATGTCATTATGCTTGCGAAAGCATATACCGCAATAACACTTATAATTTGTATTATAAATTGGTGTACATTTCCATATATTAATCCATTAGCACCTGCTGGGTTTACTACCTTTGTAGCAAATATACCTGTTGCTATAGCCCCCCACGTACCACCAATACCATGTATTCCAAATGCATCAAGCGAATCATCATATTTAAATTTATGCTTTAAGTAATTAACTGAGAAATAACACAATATTCCTGCGATAACACCAATTATAATTGCTGATACCACAGTTACATAACCTGCAGCGGGTGTTATTGCAACAAGTCCTGCCACAGCTCCACTTGCCGCACCAAAAAGTGTTGGTTTGCCATTTACTTTCCATTCAACTATAACCCAACCGAGCGCAGCCGCTGCAGCCGCCGTATTTGTCACTACAAATGCATTAACAGCTATTCCATTTACTGCTAATGCACTTCCTGCATTAAAGCCAAACCATCCAAACCATAAAATTGCTGTACCCATAATAACCATAGGTATATTATGGGGAATTATATTAACATTTTTACGCTTTCCAATTAAAATTGCCGCTATAAGGCCTGAAATACCTGAACTGATATGAACAACCGTACCACCCGCAAAGTCCAGTGCACCAAGATTTTTAAGCCATCCTCCGTTGCCCCATACCCAATGTGCAATAGGAGCATACACAAGTGTTGTCCATAATAGAGTAAATAATAAAAACGAACCAAATCTCATTCTTTCAGCAAAAGCGCCTGTTATAAGAGCAGGTGTAATTATTGCAAACATCAACTGGTAAATCATAAATGCCATAAAAGGAATTGTTGCAGAATATGCGTCATAAGGTTCAAATCCTACATTTTTCAACCCTAACCATTGTAAATTTCCTATTATATGTCGTACATCGCTTCCGAACGATAATGAAAAACCAAATAATATCCATTGGATTGATACTATTGCGATAATTATAAAGCTTTGCATCATGGTACTTATTACATTTTTACTACTAACCATGCCACCGTAAAAGAATGCAAGTCCTGGAGTCATAATCATAACAAGCGCAGCAGAAAATAGCACAAAAGCAGTATCACCTGTATTGATTTTACCTGTAGAAGCAAAAACTAACTTTGGTATAATTAAAAACATAAACATAAGAGAGAATAACAAATAAATCTTCTTCACCATTTTGTATAAACCTCCTCTAAATTTTTCTGTTTTAAGCCAACATAGAAAATGGCGCTTTTGCCTTAGGCTTTAGCCTGTTGCAAAAGCGCCATTGCTTTTGTACTTTAAAATATTAATTTTTATGTCCAATTAGATGACACTGTAAAAAGTTAAATGTTAAATAACATGTCGGCATATGTTGGTAGTGGCCACAATTCTGCATCTACGATTGTTTCCAGTTTATTGCCAATTTCTCTTAAAATGCCCATTTTTGTAAATATTACATCTCTGTAATAGCAAGCCTTGCTATAAGAATCACCATTCATATTTGAAGCTTCATTAACTGCATTTTCAAGTTCAGAGATGTTTTTCTTAAATTCACTCATTAGCGAAGAAACTTCTCCCAACAATTCAGTTTGTGCACTTATATCAACATTTAGACCTGTTGCTTTTACAGAATTTATTGATTCTGCGATTTTTGTAGCAAAATTTATTACAGCTGGGAGTATTTGTTGTTTTGCTATATCCAACATTGTCAGAGCTTCAATATTAATTGTTTTTATATAATTTTCAAGAGAAATCTCATATCGCGATTCAAGTTCAACTTTGCTTAAAACACCGTGTTTTTCCATGAGTTTGACATTCTTCTCTTTAATTAAAGCAGGAATAGCTTCAACTGTTGAGCGAATATTTGGAAGCCCTCTTTTTTCTGCCTCTTTTACCCATTCTTCTGAATAACCATTCCCATTAAATATAATTCTTTTGTGCTTCCTTACAATTTCCTTAAGCAACAGTTGCACTTCTTCATCAAAATTTGTGGCCTTCTCCAACCTATCCGCAATCTGGGATAGACTTTCAGCAACAATGGTGTTTAATATAAAAT contains:
- a CDS encoding ComEC/Rec2 family competence protein; this encodes MFKKRLTALILAFIFLLIFVGCSNTTSVQQPLERVQTEQVDSVNTQQSNTNTTTLTPGVLIVSYIDVGQGDSILVETPSGKTMLIDAGIPEMGNKVVNYIKSRGISKIDILVGTHPHNDHIGGIPDVIRNFKIGRFYMPKVTTTTKTFEEVLKTAKSEGISINVTKAGVSLDLGNGITAKMLAPNSTHYDDLNNYSAVIKLTYGNTSFLFTGDASAKSEEEMLNKGYDLRAEVLKVGHHGSSSASTLEFLKAVRPKYAVISCGRGNDYGHPHRETMKKLKTLGITVYRTDECGTVIAVTDGKMISFNVSLGDYLPGNKVK
- a CDS encoding DUF3006 domain-containing protein, translating into MSEIPYQLCIIDRFEDNWAVIEYGDKTFNFPKQLLPQNAKEGDVLSFNIHVDEEETAKRKKAIESIAKDLFIDE
- a CDS encoding ArsR/SmtB family transcription factor codes for the protein MKDKENKTEVCEVNVIHEDIVNKVRGIMPEETKLYDLAALFKVFGDTTRIKILCALFESEMCVCDIAALLGMSQSAVSHQLRVLKQNKLVKFRKEGKVVYYSLADDHVKKIFEQGFNHINE
- a CDS encoding GltB/FmdC/FwdC-like GXGXG domain-containing protein, which translates into the protein MKTINASGIYYRDLNEIIKELVRSGEDIINLKNVNGQRYIGDNLSGTTKINIEGTPGNDMAAFMDGLTIEVFGNGQDAIGNTMNDGNIIIHGHAGDVVGYGMRGGSIYIKDSVGYRVGIHMKEYKDKVPVIVIGGSAGDFFGEYMAGGCMIVLNLKNDENIVGEYCGTGMHGGVIYLRGDVEDYKLGKEVIKEKIDDRDYAFIQKYIENFCQYFDYDFQKIMNHSFIKLHPIGKRPYGNMYA
- a CDS encoding glutamate synthase-related protein, which codes for MSLSYLTPEFKVLRDYDKCINCKVCMRQCSFEVHSYDEHLDKMISNDMNCVNCQRCVVLCPTQALTIIKHPQTFKEHANWTYDAIRDIYRQAETGGVLLSSMGNDRPYPVYWDKMVINASQVTNPSIDPLREPMELRVYIGRKPDKIEIDENLNVKTKMPPQLKLETPIMFSAMSYGSISYNAHAALARAAEELGILYNTGEGGLHKDFRKYGKNTIVQVASGRFGVDREYLNTAAAIEIKIGQGAKPGIGGHLPGEKVSEDISATRMIPPGSDAISPAPHHDIYSIEDLAQLIYALKEATNYQKPVGVKIAAVNNVAAIASGIAKAGADYIAIDGFRGGTGAAPKRIRDNVGIPIEFAIAAVDARLRSEGIRHTISLVAAGSIRNSADIVKAIALGADAVYIGTAALIALGCHMCQKCYTGKCNWGIATQDPNLVKRLNPEIGYKRLVNLVQAWSHEIKEMLGGMGINDIESLKGNRLMLRGIGMTQKELDILGILAAGE
- a CDS encoding class II glutamine amidotransferase: MLKEGYVRIPSGCAISGIIDRTGRLFSGQSIADSIATMHDRSNGLGGGFAAYGIYPDFKDYFAFHMFYDDLIAKQETENILKANYIVALEEKIPTRKTAHIKNAPLIYRYFAIPRPEKLKLSELDENEFTIKFVFNINSNIPGAYVFSSGKNMGVFKAVGYPEDVANFYKLESYKGYMWLAHGRFPTNTPGWWGGAHPFNLLNISVVHNGELSSYDTNRKYLEEFGYICTLQTDTEVAAYIFDLLLRRHGLPIELACKVVASPLWKQVERMSPKEKILYTNLKIIYGRALLNGPFSMIIAYEDGFVAINDRIKLRPLTAAKKGDMIYVASEESAIRQVCKNPESVWIPRGGEPVIAELIRDNEKEMYSTKEVTA
- a CDS encoding type 1 glutamine amidotransferase, translated to MQVLIIQHVSQEGPGLIAEIFSKKGWKLDIRVMNQPGAILPKTVADYNAVIILGGPMGAYEEEKYPYLYQVQELIRDAIERRIPVLGICLGGQLIARALGATVKPNPVKEIGWYKIHLTEAGEKAFLFQDLPEEFWAFQWHGDTFELPEGAVLLAEGDTCTNQAFAYQDCAWALQFHPEVTPIIVSYWTEIYQEELIEFAGPGAVAQLKEETKRLWEKNQEVFSRFWANFCRLLDV
- a CDS encoding P-II family nitrogen regulator, yielding MKKIEAIIRPEKLEIIKDQLGKFDIHGMTVYPVMGCGNQKGWTEVYRGNEYFINLLPKVKVEIAVADHQTEKLVKLISEVARTGEIGDGKIFVVNLENVIRVRTGERGEKAL
- a CDS encoding ammonium transporter; its protein translation is MVKKIYLLFSLMFMFLIIPKLVFASTGKINTGDTAFVLFSAALVMIMTPGLAFFYGGMVSSKNVISTMMQSFIIIAIVSIQWILFGFSLSFGSDVRHIIGNLQWLGLKNVGFEPYDAYSATIPFMAFMIYQLMFAIITPALITGAFAERMRFGSFLLFTLLWTTLVYAPIAHWVWGNGGWLKNLGALDFAGGTVVHISSGISGLIAAILIGKRKNVNIIPHNIPMVIMGTAILWFGWFGFNAGSALAVNGIAVNAFVVTNTAAAAAALGWVIVEWKVNGKPTLFGAASGAVAGLVAITPAAGYVTVVSAIIIGVIAGILCYFSVNYLKHKFKYDDSLDAFGIHGIGGTWGAIATGIFATKVVNPAGANGLIYGNVHQFIIQIISVIAVYAFASIMTYAILKFISLFMDLRVSEEEEESGLDISQHGEGAYNNIELKYNYFSYYDNN